In the Candidatus Electrothrix rattekaaiensis genome, one interval contains:
- the dnaG gene encoding DNA primase produces MLSKGAWNEIWDEVRERVREVADIVQVIGEHVQLKKAGAGYTGLCPFHGEKTPSFSVNPQRQSFHCFGCHESGDVFSFMMKYHHMTFPEARKELARRYQIDLPERNLTDAERERMRQREQLYRVNQEAAGIFHKTLVSSGKAKAARKYLQERGVPQEAVVKYQLGYTPSPESAGWQFLISRLQKKNFPVSVIEQAGLAVEKGPGRYYDRFRDRVLFPIYDLSGREVAFGGRILGQGKPKYMNSPESMIFSKGNLLFGLYQHRQAIRSARRAVVVEGNFDLLLLAVHGIDNVVAPLGTALTREHIKVLRRYCDEVVLLFDGDSAGLRAARRSIPFFLSEKLEGRVALLPTGHDPDTLVRERGAAAVRDLIEGAAPLAEFVFSALKDEHGLTLSGKNRIIAELAELMEQAADADQRELMAAHFSEQLRVSPDRFLVEQKVFERVEPLPVPQWSPEIGSEMPSDAGWTPPDLPQDFGEDWDAYPASVPEEELNSTISLYELPKKQRQLLDFLLLYPEFLAEVLAGGLKQSLGPSPIIELVDAMEQLASAGTFTPEQLLSVVTSGSARRYIAELLSKDGGHLGDESEEQGRILCDELLICLKNMQQQREGATLQKQIMAAEQAGNYSLVSELQRKKMLALQGRNS; encoded by the coding sequence ATGTTGAGTAAAGGGGCCTGGAATGAAATCTGGGACGAGGTCAGGGAGAGAGTTCGCGAAGTTGCCGATATTGTCCAAGTGATCGGAGAGCATGTCCAGCTGAAAAAGGCAGGGGCCGGCTATACCGGTCTTTGCCCCTTTCACGGTGAAAAGACACCCTCCTTTTCGGTGAATCCGCAACGGCAGTCCTTTCATTGCTTTGGTTGCCACGAGTCCGGTGATGTCTTCTCTTTTATGATGAAGTATCATCATATGACCTTTCCCGAAGCGCGGAAGGAATTGGCCCGGCGTTATCAAATTGATCTTCCTGAGCGCAATCTTACCGATGCCGAGCGAGAGCGCATGCGGCAGCGTGAGCAGCTGTATCGGGTCAACCAAGAAGCAGCTGGCATTTTCCATAAGACCCTTGTCTCTTCGGGGAAGGCCAAAGCGGCTCGAAAATATCTGCAGGAACGGGGAGTGCCGCAGGAGGCTGTGGTAAAATATCAACTCGGTTACACACCATCCCCAGAAAGCGCAGGTTGGCAATTCCTCATCTCTCGTCTACAAAAAAAGAATTTCCCAGTATCTGTTATTGAACAGGCTGGCCTTGCCGTAGAAAAAGGGCCGGGACGCTACTATGATCGGTTTCGGGATCGTGTCCTTTTTCCGATCTATGATCTGAGCGGGCGTGAAGTGGCCTTTGGCGGACGTATCCTTGGGCAGGGAAAGCCCAAGTATATGAACTCGCCGGAGAGCATGATATTTTCCAAAGGAAATCTCCTCTTCGGTTTGTATCAGCATCGTCAGGCTATACGCTCTGCTCGACGCGCTGTTGTGGTGGAGGGAAATTTTGACCTGCTGCTGCTGGCAGTTCACGGGATTGATAATGTGGTTGCACCGCTGGGAACAGCTCTGACTCGTGAACATATCAAGGTGTTGCGCCGATACTGCGATGAGGTTGTGCTCCTTTTTGATGGCGATTCCGCAGGGCTCCGAGCGGCCCGGAGATCAATCCCCTTTTTTCTCAGCGAGAAGCTGGAGGGCAGGGTGGCTTTGCTGCCGACAGGACATGATCCTGATACCTTGGTGCGAGAAAGAGGCGCAGCGGCAGTACGGGATCTGATTGAAGGTGCTGCTCCCCTTGCTGAATTTGTTTTTTCCGCCCTCAAGGATGAGCACGGGCTGACCCTGTCCGGTAAAAATCGGATTATAGCCGAATTGGCCGAGTTGATGGAGCAGGCTGCTGATGCTGATCAGCGGGAGTTGATGGCAGCCCATTTCAGTGAGCAACTCCGGGTCTCTCCTGACCGCTTTCTGGTCGAGCAAAAGGTCTTCGAACGCGTTGAGCCTCTGCCGGTTCCGCAATGGTCCCCGGAGATCGGGTCGGAAATGCCATCGGATGCGGGCTGGACTCCGCCGGATCTTCCCCAGGATTTTGGGGAGGACTGGGATGCCTATCCTGCCTCGGTGCCGGAGGAGGAGTTAAATTCCACAATCTCCTTATATGAACTTCCGAAAAAACAGCGGCAGTTGCTGGATTTTTTATTGCTGTACCCTGAGTTTTTAGCGGAAGTGCTTGCCGGTGGTCTTAAACAGTCACTTGGTCCGTCTCCGATCATAGAGCTTGTTGATGCAATGGAACAGCTTGCATCGGCAGGTACGTTTACTCCGGAGCAGTTGCTTTCTGTTGTCACATCAGGTTCTGCTCGCCGATATATCGCTGAGTTGTTGAGTAAGGACGGGGGGCATCTCGGAGATGAGAGTGAAGAACAGGGCCGCATACTTTGCGATGAGCTGCTTATATGTTTGAAAAATATGCAGCAGCAGAGAGAGGGGGCTACATTACAGAAACAGATTATGGCTGCTGAGCAGGCGGGGAATTACTCACTTGTCAGTGAGTTGCAAAGAAAAAAAATGCTTGCGCTGCAAGGAAGAAATTCCTGA
- a CDS encoding sigma-70 family RNA polymerase sigma factor: MKNQTGKSSKIYEDEEIGLSIVETQEKDDEVIGNNHRDVYSTDPMNIYLREMGSLDLLSYEEEIKLAQKLEEGEAKIQRAVLRLTFGLNTVNRLKKGLGRGNMRIGSVLNGISDSDEKELEVVRTSFLECIEEANQLNQQRTDLFRELREKAGNSEEEKLWQAIQLIGLRIVELFQPYRISSKKLLSTAKAVEEFHEKARKVRVQAERASLLAAHRADAEKNTQENAENEQGIFLDLAETIGIDCQSFDELFKDVKIGREIVREAKKTLVRANLRLVISISKKFLNRGMLLPDLIQEGNIGLMKAVEKYDYNRGYKFSTYATWWIRQSINRGIADQGRTIRLPVHMIEAINRMLRFTRDFQRIESREPSLEEMADQMDTDVEYIHAALKTARDAISLDAPVGDEEDTMLSDFIVDELNPGPQDFSITESLKRCLSKVMGELTEREEQVLRMRYGIEVGCDHTLEEVGQRFDVTRERIRQIEAQAIKKLRHPSRSKYLEPFMFE, translated from the coding sequence GTGAAGAACCAGACAGGAAAATCTTCAAAAATCTATGAAGACGAGGAAATCGGTTTGTCGATTGTTGAGACTCAGGAAAAAGACGACGAGGTAATTGGAAATAATCATAGAGATGTGTACAGTACTGACCCTATGAATATCTATCTTCGTGAAATGGGCAGCCTTGATCTGCTCAGCTACGAGGAAGAGATAAAGCTGGCTCAGAAATTGGAAGAGGGGGAGGCTAAGATTCAGCGTGCTGTTCTTCGTCTGACCTTCGGGCTTAACACTGTGAACCGCCTCAAGAAAGGGTTGGGAAGAGGCAATATGCGTATAGGGTCGGTTCTTAATGGGATATCCGACAGCGATGAAAAAGAGCTAGAAGTGGTCCGGACGTCGTTTCTAGAATGTATAGAAGAGGCGAACCAGCTGAATCAACAGCGGACCGATCTTTTTCGAGAACTAAGAGAAAAGGCGGGCAACAGCGAGGAAGAAAAGCTGTGGCAGGCAATTCAGTTAATCGGCCTGCGGATTGTCGAACTATTTCAACCGTACCGGATCAGTTCTAAAAAATTACTTTCAACGGCAAAAGCGGTTGAGGAGTTCCATGAAAAGGCCAGGAAGGTTCGTGTCCAAGCGGAAAGGGCATCCCTGCTGGCTGCACATAGGGCAGATGCGGAGAAAAACACCCAGGAGAACGCTGAAAACGAGCAGGGAATCTTTTTGGATTTAGCTGAAACCATTGGAATAGATTGCCAGAGCTTTGACGAGCTCTTTAAGGACGTAAAGATCGGAAGAGAGATTGTCAGAGAAGCAAAAAAGACCCTTGTCCGAGCAAATCTGCGCTTGGTTATCTCTATTTCCAAGAAATTTCTCAATCGAGGCATGCTGCTTCCTGATTTGATTCAGGAAGGCAATATTGGCCTGATGAAGGCTGTTGAAAAATACGATTATAATCGAGGGTATAAGTTCTCTACCTACGCCACTTGGTGGATACGCCAGTCTATTAATCGTGGTATAGCGGATCAGGGAAGGACCATCAGACTGCCTGTGCATATGATTGAAGCTATTAACAGGATGCTTCGTTTTACCCGTGACTTTCAGCGTATAGAAAGTCGGGAGCCCAGCCTAGAGGAAATGGCGGATCAGATGGACACAGACGTGGAGTATATTCATGCTGCGTTAAAGACGGCCCGTGACGCAATTTCGCTGGATGCACCTGTGGGTGATGAAGAAGATACCATGCTCAGCGATTTTATTGTTGATGAACTCAACCCAGGGCCGCAGGATTTTTCTATCACGGAAAGTCTCAAGCGCTGTCTTTCCAAAGTGATGGGAGAGTTGACCGAACGGGAAGAGCAGGTTCTTCGCATGCGATATGGCATTGAGGTTGGCTGTGACCATACCTTGGAGGAAGTGGGGCAGCGTTTTGATGTGACCAGAGAAAGGATTCGTCAGATTGAGGCCCAGGCTATTAAAAAACTGCGCCATCCTTCTCGAAGTAAATATCTAGAACCGTTTATGTTTGAGTGA
- a CDS encoding M28 family peptidase produces the protein MKLFKKNLPSGIRILTVLAVFFILICGPVMLAVRQPTSVKTPFPSGLRADPDRLRWHVEYLAEDLAPRNYNHPEKLAATVRYLTTGLSVPGAQVSLQHYTVKNATLGQKEQVNVITRFGSKEGPVVIVGAHYDAAGDLPGADDNASGTAGLLELARLLSQREITGNIELVAYGTEEDPFFGTEQMGSVVHARSLADQGRTVKAMLCLEMIGYFVEQQEYNSWALRLAYPRDGLYAAVVGRWQDRHLAKTVKRCFNGASDLRTVSYSGPVLFGADLSDHRNYWHYGYPAVMITDTAFLRNHNYHTAADTPDTLDYQRMAQVVDGVLSAVLTLSLSVSPAEAVSVWL, from the coding sequence ATGAAATTATTCAAAAAAAATCTACCGAGCGGAATCCGTATCCTAACTGTTCTTGCTGTCTTTTTTATCTTGATTTGTGGGCCGGTAATGCTGGCCGTTCGTCAGCCGACCTCAGTAAAAACACCATTTCCCTCCGGTCTTAGGGCTGATCCTGATCGGCTGCGCTGGCATGTCGAGTATCTGGCTGAAGACCTTGCTCCCCGTAACTATAATCATCCTGAGAAACTGGCCGCCACTGTGCGTTATCTCACAACTGGACTTTCCGTTCCTGGTGCTCAGGTTTCTCTTCAGCACTATACAGTGAAAAACGCCACTCTAGGCCAGAAAGAACAGGTGAACGTCATTACCCGGTTTGGTTCAAAGGAAGGGCCAGTGGTGATTGTTGGAGCACATTATGATGCTGCCGGAGATCTTCCCGGTGCGGACGATAATGCCAGCGGCACAGCCGGGCTGCTAGAGCTTGCTCGGCTGCTGAGTCAGCGGGAGATAACAGGCAATATCGAGCTGGTGGCCTATGGGACGGAAGAAGATCCTTTTTTCGGAACCGAACAGATGGGCAGTGTGGTTCATGCCCGCAGTTTAGCTGATCAGGGGCGGACGGTGAAAGCCATGCTCTGTCTGGAGATGATCGGTTATTTTGTCGAACAGCAGGAGTATAACTCATGGGCTCTGCGCTTGGCCTATCCTCGGGATGGGCTCTATGCAGCCGTTGTCGGGCGATGGCAGGACCGTCATCTGGCAAAAACAGTCAAGCGTTGTTTTAACGGAGCATCTGATCTGCGTACAGTGAGTTACTCCGGCCCTGTCCTTTTTGGTGCGGATCTTTCCGATCATCGTAATTACTGGCACTACGGTTATCCAGCCGTGATGATTACCGACACCGCTTTTCTGCGCAATCATAATTACCACACTGCGGCCGACACCCCGGACACGCTGGACTATCAGCGTATGGCGCAGGTGGTTGACGGCGTTTTGAGCGCAGTCCTCACGTTATCCTTATCAGTATCGCCGGCTGAAGCAGTGTCTGTATGGCTCTGA